The Niastella koreensis GR20-10 genome includes a window with the following:
- a CDS encoding transketolase family protein: MRKEFAEAVIQLAKANDKIVFLTGDLGFMALEGVKDFLGERFINAGVAEQNMATMAASLAYEGFTPIIYSISPFITLRPYEQIRNDICLHNMPVKIVANGGGYGYGIMGGTHHNIEDIGSMRLLPNMKVFVPFTKQDVLSSLQEMMQDASPNYLRLNLASAQENLPSFSQWRKLKAASSKTSRAIIISTGTVTDNLFKLPEYLLNDIEIWLLSQFPVYSIPQELLEKIGAVKNVITMEEHQGQCGLHETLASLLLKNLTTPIKYNTLFASGYPSGRYGSQQWHQEENNLAGKNLETKIEEFLSIKHAV; encoded by the coding sequence ATGAGAAAAGAATTTGCGGAAGCAGTTATACAATTGGCTAAAGCAAACGATAAGATCGTTTTTCTTACCGGCGACCTCGGCTTTATGGCACTGGAAGGCGTTAAAGACTTTTTAGGCGAGCGTTTTATAAATGCAGGTGTTGCCGAGCAAAACATGGCAACCATGGCTGCTTCGCTGGCTTATGAAGGCTTTACGCCCATTATCTACAGCATATCTCCCTTTATTACCTTAAGACCTTATGAGCAAATAAGGAACGATATATGTTTACATAACATGCCCGTAAAGATCGTGGCCAATGGCGGCGGCTACGGGTATGGCATTATGGGTGGCACCCATCACAATATTGAAGACATAGGATCGATGCGTTTGCTGCCCAACATGAAGGTGTTTGTGCCATTTACAAAACAGGATGTGCTTTCCTCGCTGCAGGAAATGATGCAGGATGCATCGCCCAACTATTTACGGCTGAATTTAGCATCGGCACAGGAAAACCTGCCATCCTTTTCTCAATGGAGAAAATTAAAAGCGGCCAGCTCAAAAACATCCCGGGCTATTATTATCAGCACTGGTACAGTTACCGACAACTTATTCAAATTACCCGAATACCTGTTGAACGACATCGAGATCTGGCTTTTAAGCCAGTTCCCGGTATACAGTATACCGCAGGAGTTGCTGGAAAAAATAGGCGCCGTAAAAAATGTAATAACCATGGAGGAGCACCAGGGTCAATGCGGTTTACACGAAACCCTGGCCAGCCTTCTTTTAAAGAACCTTACAACCCCAATTAAATATAACACCCTTTTCGCTTCAGGATATCCCAGTGGCAGATATGGCTCCCAACAGTGGCACCAGGAAGAGAATAACCTGGCCGGGAAAAATCTTGAAACTAAAATCGAAGAATTTTTAAGTATAAAGCATGCTGTTTAA
- a CDS encoding NAD-dependent epimerase/dehydratase family protein: protein MLFNQIKSEVQKLEGPIVIFGAGGFIGSNLFRQILQHRDDVYAITSKEPFIPWRIDDLRADRIIHADITDIHSLNRLFSQHRFKTIFDLAAYGAYSKQNDVKQTYQTNVIGLLNLLEVSSAYNIKAFVHAGSSSEYGLNCKEPLESAELMPNSHYAVTKASAANMIKYYGTILQFPIVNLRYYSIYGEFEEPDRLIPQIIEKGIKQEYPPLVQPDISRDFVYIDDAIYATLLSANADYKVIGGHSINIASNKKTTIRDLAKVSAEIFSISGEPAWGEFANRKWDLKEWYGNAGLAKKVLNWEATTSLKDGLIKTYEWQKEYSKPLYAKKLYQDQIKHKITAIIACYKDAQAMPIMYERLVKTFYKINVDYEIIFVNDCSPDNTADVLQGLVQKDKHVIGIEHSRNFGSQSAFMSGMEISTGDAIVLLDGDLQDPPELIEQFYAKWKEDFDVVYGQRIKREGNKVLVRLYKVFYRVFRNMSYIPMPLDAGDFSMIDRKVVDELVKLPETDQFLRGLRAWVGFKQTGVPYIRPERMFGVTTNNWRKNLGWARKAIFSFSYVPLELLTYLGWTLTAVSFLAILVQIILYFTGSPIPHGITTIIVLILFFGGLNMLAISILGEYQAKIFEEVKKRPKFIRRQIIKNQQDA from the coding sequence ATGCTGTTTAATCAAATAAAATCCGAAGTTCAAAAATTAGAAGGCCCCATTGTAATATTTGGCGCAGGCGGCTTTATTGGAAGCAACCTTTTCAGACAGATCTTACAACACCGGGATGATGTATATGCAATAACATCCAAAGAACCATTCATTCCCTGGCGCATCGATGATTTAAGAGCTGACAGGATCATACATGCTGATATAACAGATATTCACAGCCTGAACCGGCTTTTTTCACAGCACCGGTTCAAAACTATCTTCGATCTGGCTGCCTATGGCGCTTATTCAAAACAAAATGATGTAAAACAAACCTACCAGACAAACGTAATAGGGTTGCTCAATTTGCTCGAAGTGTCTTCTGCATACAACATCAAGGCATTTGTACACGCCGGCAGCTCTTCGGAGTATGGATTAAACTGCAAAGAACCCCTTGAAAGTGCAGAGCTGATGCCTAACAGCCACTATGCTGTTACAAAAGCTTCAGCAGCTAACATGATAAAATACTATGGCACTATTTTACAATTTCCCATAGTTAACCTGCGGTATTATTCCATTTATGGCGAATTTGAAGAGCCCGACAGGCTGATCCCGCAAATCATTGAAAAAGGGATCAAACAGGAATACCCGCCATTGGTGCAACCCGATATTTCAAGAGACTTTGTTTACATCGATGATGCCATCTATGCCACCCTGCTGTCGGCCAATGCCGACTATAAAGTGATAGGCGGCCACTCTATCAACATAGCCTCCAACAAAAAAACAACCATCAGAGACCTGGCCAAAGTTTCTGCAGAAATTTTCAGCATCTCCGGCGAACCCGCCTGGGGAGAATTTGCCAACAGAAAATGGGATTTAAAAGAATGGTATGGCAATGCAGGCCTGGCAAAAAAAGTGTTGAACTGGGAAGCCACTACCAGCCTGAAAGACGGTTTAATAAAAACATACGAATGGCAAAAGGAATACTCAAAACCACTGTATGCTAAAAAGCTTTACCAGGACCAGATCAAGCATAAAATCACCGCCATCATTGCCTGTTACAAAGATGCCCAGGCAATGCCTATTATGTATGAACGCCTGGTAAAGACATTCTATAAGATCAATGTTGATTACGAAATAATTTTTGTGAACGATTGCAGCCCCGATAATACGGCGGACGTATTACAAGGACTGGTTCAAAAAGATAAACACGTTATAGGCATCGAACACTCCCGCAATTTTGGCTCACAAAGCGCTTTTATGAGCGGTATGGAAATCTCCACCGGAGATGCCATCGTGTTGCTGGATGGCGACCTGCAGGACCCACCGGAACTGATTGAACAATTCTACGCCAAATGGAAAGAAGATTTTGATGTAGTGTATGGACAACGAATAAAGAGGGAAGGAAATAAAGTTCTGGTACGTTTGTATAAAGTATTTTACAGGGTATTCAGGAACATGTCTTACATCCCCATGCCATTGGATGCAGGAGACTTTTCTATGATCGACAGAAAGGTTGTAGACGAATTGGTAAAGCTGCCCGAAACAGACCAGTTCCTACGGGGTTTGAGGGCCTGGGTTGGCTTTAAACAAACAGGCGTGCCTTATATAAGACCGGAAAGAATGTTCGGTGTTACCACCAACAACTGGCGAAAGAATTTAGGCTGGGCCCGTAAAGCCATCTTCTCCTTCAGCTATGTTCCCCTGGAATTATTAACCTACCTGGGCTGGACGCTTACGGCCGTTTCATTCCTGGCCATTCTGGTGCAGATAATTTTATACTTTACCGGCTCGCCGATACCCCATGGCATTACCACTATTATTGTATTGATATTGTTCTTTGGCGGCCTGAATATGCTGGCTATATCGATCCTTGGTGAATACCAGGCTAAAATATTTGAGGAAGTAAAAAAGCGGCCTAAATTCATCAGAAGACAGATAATCAAAAACCAACAAGATGCTTAA
- a CDS encoding class I SAM-dependent methyltransferase, translating into MLKNNTSIVDDRGYNQGFRETKALLKRMERRADWMIEAMDKQPGRKVLEIGCGTGYLSYVIASKTKMQVLGSDLCVPFIQGAKEKYLLPNLDFDVLDFNKAAETVSQKFDYIIGNGILHHLYYHLDAALLAFKKILNEEGKIVFMEPNIYNPYVATIFKNKTFRKWARLEPDEMAFSRSFISEKLQAAGFKNIEVTYKDFLLPGVPNWMINPLIVAGNILEKSPVKYISQSILIKASTA; encoded by the coding sequence ATGCTTAAAAACAATACCTCTATCGTAGATGACAGAGGCTATAACCAGGGATTTCGCGAAACGAAGGCATTGCTGAAAAGAATGGAAAGAAGGGCTGACTGGATGATAGAAGCAATGGATAAACAACCAGGGAGAAAAGTGTTGGAAATTGGGTGTGGTACCGGTTATCTGTCGTATGTTATTGCCTCTAAAACCAAAATGCAGGTACTGGGGTCCGATCTGTGCGTTCCCTTTATACAAGGAGCGAAAGAAAAATACCTGCTGCCAAATCTTGACTTCGATGTGCTTGACTTTAATAAGGCAGCCGAAACCGTTTCTCAAAAATTTGATTATATAATAGGCAATGGCATCCTGCATCATCTTTATTACCACCTCGATGCTGCCCTGCTTGCTTTTAAAAAGATCCTGAATGAGGAAGGTAAGATAGTTTTTATGGAGCCGAATATTTACAATCCCTATGTGGCTACCATTTTTAAAAACAAAACCTTTCGTAAATGGGCAAGGCTGGAACCCGATGAAATGGCATTCTCCAGGTCTTTTATTTCTGAAAAACTACAAGCTGCAGGTTTCAAAAATATAGAGGTAACCTATAAAGATTTTTTATTGCCAGGTGTGCCCAACTGGATGATCAACCCATTGATTGTAGCAGGAAATATTTTAGAAAAATCGCCCGTAAAATACATAAGCCAGTCAATATTGATCAAGGCGTCTACAGCGTAA
- a CDS encoding acyltransferase family protein translates to MYQARPLADVLKRDGNNFDLLRLMAAIAVIVGHAYALAPQPPLQDKVLSLLHFDYSGSLAVKFFFFLSGLLVTNSIITRPSLSNFVIKRIFRIFPGLLVCLLISVLIIGPIFTDLSIGSYFSEGQTWQFLFHNFFLYDIVWRLPGVFSQSKYGVNGSLWTLPYEVLCYIYLAVFFGLGLIKDKIIGTLVFVIIIGLSFAGPTYLPTFFASNPDSFMLPGCFALGGLFAVHKDTLRMQVVSLVLLWMLVYLLKGTGAYQLSFYIALFYSAIFFSTLEFVRKKLMLPFDASYGVYIYGFVVQQCLHAMFPSMGVYANQFFSIIIAFTLGTLSWFFVEKRFIDYGHQLGKADFPASWRQTFVAKGTTDLNNSLLNRIKENYFFLFILFFLVSLLTHVLVLKEIFPGYYRPFTPQHSDFYIAAAFAHSNLSFYDLLFWPRPVNLLFAKLVGYTGIKGSIASVVVITIANSVFTALLIKKLLNLRANWFLFFSFFLYCYLLYSQPYFYTFYAQDMGAQLAYFLLITGAFIFAFQYKKHFILSSVLFFIFALLAFLSKETYALAALFFAGLWFLWHYKSSVVKALTPGFIIAGSLVISYLIGVLVKSGFIDTNADASSAYHISFNPLIVFREWLSYAREGLNLIHVLIFALIAYLLWSLKSKEFKLAKFLAIGLVLGICLSWLPNALLPNHHYKGYSFNGAYMLFALLCFLPLFFKISRTGQVLMGLVIAGTLLSPVLNKKKYEDNTWVLIQEETQRNLLAGLNTTIGSLPETKTPYKVLIKGISFPFHPFAFPEALRVYSHAVYGTYDVMLDNPSMTYNTKKDLVTFIHPNDSARVQYDYEWTFGDDGSLLADKNLMATRALKNFSDSTTRFKVTAKDLTSYNPEGFYPLEGDISWTNGNASLSVNQTFSADTLLVAMNTYLPPISQNVNPEVKLISQGKEYTAYQKMRNDNLFYYLFKIPNGLKVDKVFIKSNTIDATPDQRTLSFPFISLEIKR, encoded by the coding sequence ATGTATCAAGCCAGGCCTTTAGCGGATGTACTTAAACGCGATGGCAATAACTTTGATCTTCTGAGATTAATGGCAGCTATAGCTGTAATTGTTGGTCACGCTTATGCCCTTGCGCCACAGCCCCCGCTTCAGGATAAGGTATTAAGCCTTTTGCATTTTGATTACTCAGGCTCCCTGGCTGTGAAGTTCTTCTTCTTTCTGAGTGGTTTATTAGTTACTAATAGTATCATTACCAGGCCATCTCTCTCCAATTTCGTTATCAAAAGGATTTTTCGCATTTTCCCTGGCCTGCTGGTTTGCCTGTTAATTTCAGTGCTTATAATCGGGCCCATCTTTACCGATCTGTCAATTGGCAGCTACTTTTCAGAGGGTCAAACCTGGCAATTCCTTTTTCATAATTTTTTTCTGTATGATATCGTTTGGAGGTTACCAGGTGTGTTTTCACAAAGCAAGTATGGCGTGAACGGCTCCCTGTGGACTTTACCATACGAGGTTTTATGTTACATCTACCTGGCTGTATTTTTTGGCCTGGGGTTAATAAAAGATAAAATCATAGGCACGCTGGTTTTTGTAATAATCATTGGGCTTTCTTTTGCAGGGCCAACCTATCTGCCAACTTTTTTTGCATCCAACCCCGATTCATTTATGCTTCCCGGTTGTTTTGCACTGGGCGGGCTTTTTGCCGTTCATAAAGATACGCTGAGAATGCAGGTTGTTTCGCTTGTGCTGCTTTGGATGCTGGTTTACCTGTTAAAAGGCACAGGCGCCTATCAACTGTCTTTTTACATCGCCTTGTTCTATTCAGCTATCTTCTTTTCAACGCTTGAGTTTGTCAGAAAAAAACTCATGCTGCCGTTTGATGCTTCCTATGGCGTATATATTTATGGCTTTGTTGTTCAGCAATGCCTGCATGCCATGTTCCCATCCATGGGTGTATATGCAAACCAGTTTTTCTCCATAATAATCGCATTTACCCTTGGAACGTTGTCCTGGTTCTTTGTAGAAAAGCGGTTTATTGATTATGGACATCAGCTTGGCAAGGCAGATTTTCCCGCTTCATGGAGGCAAACCTTTGTTGCTAAAGGAACTACTGATCTAAATAACAGTCTTTTAAATCGAATAAAGGAGAACTATTTTTTCCTTTTTATTCTCTTTTTTCTTGTTTCTCTACTCACGCACGTATTGGTTTTAAAAGAGATCTTTCCGGGTTATTACAGGCCTTTTACCCCGCAGCACTCCGATTTCTACATCGCTGCTGCATTTGCTCATTCAAACTTATCTTTCTATGATTTGCTTTTTTGGCCTCGCCCGGTTAACCTGCTCTTCGCAAAACTTGTTGGGTATACAGGAATAAAAGGAAGTATAGCCAGTGTGGTAGTAATTACCATAGCCAACAGCGTGTTCACAGCTCTTTTAATTAAAAAGCTCCTTAACCTGCGTGCAAACTGGTTCTTATTCTTTTCCTTCTTTCTGTATTGTTATTTACTTTACTCTCAGCCTTATTTCTATACCTTCTATGCGCAGGATATGGGCGCGCAACTCGCCTATTTTTTATTAATTACAGGCGCTTTTATTTTTGCGTTTCAATATAAGAAGCACTTCATCCTGTCATCTGTATTGTTTTTTATATTCGCCCTGCTTGCCTTTCTCAGTAAAGAAACATATGCATTAGCAGCACTTTTCTTCGCAGGGCTTTGGTTTTTGTGGCATTATAAAAGCTCTGTTGTTAAAGCCCTTACTCCGGGTTTTATCATTGCCGGTTCTTTAGTTATTTCCTATTTGATAGGTGTATTGGTTAAGTCAGGATTTATTGATACCAATGCGGATGCATCTTCCGCCTATCATATAAGCTTTAATCCACTAATAGTATTCAGAGAATGGCTCTCCTACGCGCGGGAGGGCCTCAACCTTATACATGTACTCATTTTTGCTCTTATAGCCTATCTGTTGTGGAGCCTTAAATCAAAAGAATTTAAGCTGGCCAAATTTTTAGCTATCGGCCTGGTACTGGGCATTTGCCTGTCGTGGCTGCCTAATGCCCTCCTGCCAAATCACCATTATAAGGGATATTCTTTTAACGGCGCCTACATGCTTTTTGCACTCCTTTGCTTTCTGCCTTTATTTTTTAAAATTTCAAGAACTGGTCAGGTCTTAATGGGACTGGTTATTGCAGGCACCTTACTTTCGCCAGTTTTGAATAAGAAAAAATATGAGGACAATACCTGGGTGCTTATCCAGGAAGAAACGCAACGCAATCTGCTCGCCGGCCTTAATACGACTATCGGTAGTTTACCCGAAACCAAAACACCTTACAAAGTACTGATCAAAGGCATCAGCTTTCCTTTTCATCCATTTGCATTTCCGGAGGCATTGAGGGTTTATTCACATGCTGTTTATGGCACCTATGATGTTATGTTAGACAACCCTTCCATGACCTATAATACAAAGAAAGACCTGGTGACGTTTATCCATCCCAATGACAGTGCGCGTGTACAATACGATTATGAATGGACATTTGGGGATGATGGTTCCTTATTAGCTGATAAGAACCTCATGGCAACGCGTGCTTTGAAGAATTTCTCAGATAGCACAACCCGATTTAAAGTAACCGCTAAAGATCTGACTTCTTATAACCCTGAAGGTTTTTACCCGTTGGAAGGAGATATTTCCTGGACAAATGGTAACGCCAGCCTTTCAGTAAATCAAACGTTTTCCGCTGACACGCTCCTTGTTGCCATGAATACTTATTTGCCTCCCATTAGCCAGAATGTTAATCCTGAAGTAAAATTAATCAGCCAGGGCAAAGAGTATACAGCTTATCAGAAGATGAGAAACGATAACCTGTTCTATTATCTATTTAAAATTCCTAATGGGTTAAAAGTAGACAAGGTATTTATTAAATCAAATACGATTGATGCAACACCTGATCAACGAACGTTGTCATTCCCCTTTATAAGTCTGGAAATTAAAAGATAA
- a CDS encoding class I SAM-dependent methyltransferase — protein sequence MFTHQIDPLVKNSLSYFEPFSPVKINNKRDDLIKLYWQYHQRFKAIKTFPVQNGSVLDVGSGSGGLFFWKEYMLPNRKDMKMTAVDLQKGEYFDRYEKYVILNLDDKTLPFEDNSFNFIMLSHLIEHVNDWKSLLDQCSRILKKSGVMYIETPSLHTRDLPASKKFKDMGLPCQTINFFDDGTHVEPVNLDEVGTYVNAINCMTLEKGYCRSVYLEDQLLAYGHKHSDMEVAQYGLWSKLLFSSYIVIQKM from the coding sequence ATGTTCACCCATCAAATTGACCCGCTTGTAAAAAACAGCCTTAGTTACTTTGAACCGTTTTCGCCTGTAAAGATCAATAACAAACGTGATGATCTGATAAAACTGTACTGGCAATATCACCAGCGCTTTAAAGCAATCAAAACTTTCCCTGTACAAAACGGCAGCGTGCTGGATGTGGGAAGCGGCAGTGGTGGCCTTTTTTTCTGGAAAGAATATATGCTGCCAAACAGAAAAGACATGAAAATGACGGCCGTGGACCTGCAAAAAGGCGAGTACTTCGACCGGTATGAAAAATATGTGATCCTGAACCTCGACGATAAAACCCTTCCGTTTGAGGATAACAGCTTTAACTTCATTATGCTTTCGCATCTGATCGAACATGTTAATGACTGGAAGTCGCTGCTTGACCAATGTAGCAGGATCTTAAAGAAATCGGGTGTTATGTATATCGAAACTCCTTCCTTACATACACGCGATCTGCCAGCAAGCAAAAAGTTCAAAGACATGGGGCTTCCCTGTCAAACGATTAACTTCTTTGATGATGGTACTCACGTAGAGCCTGTTAATTTAGATGAAGTAGGTACTTATGTAAATGCCATTAACTGCATGACACTTGAAAAAGGCTATTGCAGAAGCGTTTACCTCGAAGATCAATTACTTGCTTACGGCCACAAACACAGCGACATGGAAGTAGCTCAGTACGGCCTCTGGTCAAAATTGTTGTTTTCGTCCTACATAGTTATTCAAAAAATGTAA
- a CDS encoding rhamnan synthesis F family protein, with product MNFFSRELTLPYYLFYNGVADSYYRLTQNSEPVTTTGASLQGVYKRESSNKGKDIGGKLILTDAWLQTGVQSDYILLLHDKHSPYHSHSGSWKKDLLRIAEKEYQQAVLQLFTDAQTGIVASKNAIRNEEDNEQKRNAYIDSPLIQSLKSKYRLQPPHLQYVAGTMFWVRASLYKEFFTQYPPLQIRSELEAGNITDIEGPTITHAWERLLCWIATSKGYQIKGV from the coding sequence ATGAACTTCTTTTCCCGGGAGCTTACCCTGCCCTATTATTTATTTTACAATGGGGTGGCCGACTCTTATTACCGGCTTACCCAAAACAGCGAGCCGGTAACAACCACGGGCGCCAGCCTGCAAGGTGTATACAAAAGAGAAAGCAGCAATAAAGGAAAAGACATTGGCGGTAAACTCATCCTTACGGACGCCTGGTTACAAACAGGCGTTCAAAGCGATTATATCCTGCTGTTACACGACAAACACAGCCCTTACCATAGCCACAGCGGCAGCTGGAAAAAAGACCTGTTGCGCATAGCGGAAAAAGAGTATCAGCAGGCTGTTCTCCAGCTTTTCACCGATGCGCAAACCGGCATAGTAGCTTCTAAAAATGCCATCAGGAACGAGGAGGATAATGAACAAAAAAGAAATGCCTATATAGATTCGCCCCTGATACAATCGTTGAAAAGCAAATACCGGTTGCAGCCTCCACACCTCCAATACGTGGCAGGCACCATGTTTTGGGTAAGGGCATCACTGTATAAAGAATTTTTTACACAATATCCGCCACTGCAAATACGCAGTGAACTGGAAGCCGGTAATATTACCGATATTGAAGGCCCAACCATTACCCATGCCTGGGAACGGTTGCTGTGCTGGATCGCCACCAGTAAAGGATATCAAATCAAGGGAGTATAA
- a CDS encoding glycosyltransferase codes for MNYWLLTTEYPPFHGGGISTYCYHTACMLVEQHINITTFVPDDSVSDFKITNTPEGNRIIHFNTNRSNSAGYFGYTARLSYEFAGIVQHFIQLEGQPDIIEAQDYLGIAYYLLQYKHLLSPGVKDVPVVITLHSPAFLYLEFNRVPTYRFPDFQTCQMEKEAIRMADALYAPTQFIIDAIQPYVDVSTSNTVVIRNPYIVPDHQPVQNIERNKIVYYGKLSPQKGSFELLAYFKTLWDGGFKHPLHIFGGTDIVFHPEQLTMGQLANSKYEKYINNGLLQLHGKIKPAAIEKELNSAHVIIVPSIVDNLPYVVIESMGLGKVVLASVQGGQREMIDHGANGFLFDHTIEGDFEEKLQYVLALSNEQIAAIGNAAKEKVTSLYHPAVIRKQKLPLLETLINKKHNNSTFPFLYQNEHKPVTANGNLLSVVIPFYNMGKYIMECVQSVKASTYPEIEILIINDGSTDAESLTVLKQAEQIAGVKVLNKPNEGLAYTRNYGAAKATGDWLAFLDADDTITPDYYEKALRVLKQYKNVFFVGSFVQYFGDTNVKWATYTPQPPYVLVHNPVNSSGLVYKKAAFLAAGQNDKTVDYGLEDYESVVHLLSKGYNGIVLPEFLFNYRVRGDSMIRKITREKLLYSYKYIAEKHSSYYATFATQINNLLNANGPGFLFDNPTFAVTVVTNSESNSWLFRKAKAFIKKNKTLKNIVLRLKK; via the coding sequence TTGAATTACTGGCTACTAACAACAGAATATCCTCCCTTTCACGGTGGTGGCATCAGCACCTACTGTTACCATACAGCCTGCATGCTGGTTGAGCAGCATATCAACATCACCACGTTTGTACCTGACGACAGTGTTTCCGATTTTAAAATAACCAATACACCCGAAGGCAACCGGATCATTCATTTTAATACAAACCGTTCCAACAGCGCCGGGTATTTTGGCTATACCGCCCGGCTCAGTTACGAGTTTGCCGGTATAGTGCAACACTTTATTCAACTGGAAGGCCAGCCCGATATCATTGAAGCGCAGGACTACCTGGGTATTGCTTATTACCTGCTGCAATACAAACATCTGTTGTCTCCCGGGGTAAAGGATGTTCCGGTAGTGATTACCCTGCATTCGCCCGCCTTTTTATATTTGGAATTTAACCGGGTGCCCACCTACCGGTTCCCCGATTTTCAGACCTGCCAAATGGAAAAAGAGGCCATCAGGATGGCAGATGCCCTGTATGCACCTACCCAATTCATCATAGATGCAATTCAACCATATGTAGATGTTTCCACCAGTAACACCGTGGTCATCCGCAATCCATATATAGTTCCCGACCATCAACCGGTTCAAAACATTGAACGGAACAAGATCGTTTATTACGGTAAGCTTTCCCCGCAAAAGGGAAGCTTTGAACTGTTGGCTTATTTCAAAACTCTTTGGGATGGTGGATTTAAACACCCGCTGCACATTTTCGGGGGAACCGATATCGTATTTCACCCCGAGCAATTAACCATGGGTCAACTGGCCAACAGTAAATATGAAAAATATATTAATAATGGGTTATTGCAGCTGCATGGCAAAATAAAACCGGCAGCCATTGAAAAAGAACTTAACAGCGCCCATGTGATAATAGTCCCAAGTATTGTAGACAACCTTCCATACGTAGTCATAGAAAGTATGGGGCTGGGCAAGGTGGTACTGGCCTCGGTACAGGGCGGTCAACGGGAAATGATAGACCACGGGGCGAATGGCTTTTTATTCGATCATACAATCGAAGGCGATTTTGAAGAAAAATTACAATATGTGCTGGCGCTTTCCAACGAACAGATAGCTGCCATTGGTAATGCCGCCAAAGAAAAAGTAACCAGCCTGTACCATCCTGCCGTAATAAGAAAACAAAAGCTTCCATTACTGGAAACCCTTATTAACAAAAAACATAACAACTCAACCTTCCCCTTCTTATACCAGAATGAGCATAAACCCGTTACTGCCAACGGGAATCTGTTAAGTGTAGTTATACCCTTTTACAATATGGGTAAATACATAATGGAATGTGTGCAGTCGGTAAAAGCCTCCACCTACCCTGAAATTGAGATCCTGATTATCAACGATGGTAGTACCGACGCGGAAAGTTTGACTGTACTAAAGCAGGCAGAGCAGATAGCAGGGGTTAAAGTGTTGAACAAACCCAATGAAGGACTGGCTTATACCCGTAACTATGGCGCTGCAAAAGCAACCGGCGACTGGCTGGCGTTTCTGGATGCAGACGATACCATAACGCCCGATTATTACGAAAAGGCATTGCGGGTTTTGAAACAGTATAAGAACGTATTTTTTGTGGGAAGTTTTGTACAATACTTCGGTGATACCAATGTGAAGTGGGCCACTTATACACCCCAGCCGCCCTATGTACTGGTGCATAACCCGGTTAACAGCAGCGGACTGGTATACAAAAAAGCAGCCTTTCTGGCAGCCGGGCAAAACGACAAAACAGTAGATTACGGCCTGGAAGATTACGAAAGCGTAGTTCACTTATTATCAAAAGGATACAATGGAATTGTACTACCTGAGTTCCTCTTTAATTACCGGGTGCGGGGCGACTCTATGATCAGGAAAATTACCCGGGAAAAACTGCTGTATTCCTATAAATATATTGCAGAAAAACATAGCTCTTATTATGCTACCTTTGCCACCCAAATAAACAATTTGTTGAATGCAAACGGCCCTGGCTTTCTTTTTGATAACCCAACCTTTGCAGTAACAGTTGTAACAAATTCCGAAAGCAACAGCTGGTTGTTCAGAAAAGCAAAGGCATTTATAAAAAAGAATAAAACATTAAAGAATATAGTTCTCAGGCTAAAAAAATAA
- a CDS encoding ABC transporter permease, protein MIIAILTDWFRRSNKSERLWLLAKIEFKLRYYENKLGLLWALIKPLMDIAIYYVVFQVIMRQDVPAFASYLFIGLIIWNFFIESTGGTVQILNTKKYLYEYSNMNKLEIYVSTLMSNAIGFFFNFVMFLLFYNLLERNTAYSNLHTLWILPLFVNLYILSLAISLILSNIYVIAKDITQVWTVFTSFLFFLSPIFYKLDTFKDRLPAFDYLNPLAGIIINARKATMDGTVPDFKLFLWDFTYSIALLLLGIFLLNKLGSKAAEKL, encoded by the coding sequence ATGATCATAGCAATTTTAACGGACTGGTTTAGGCGCTCAAATAAATCTGAGCGTTTGTGGTTGCTGGCCAAAATTGAATTCAAGTTAAGGTATTACGAAAACAAGCTCGGGCTTTTGTGGGCATTGATTAAACCGTTGATGGATATTGCTATTTATTATGTAGTATTCCAGGTTATAATGCGGCAGGATGTACCTGCATTTGCTTCTTATTTGTTCATAGGGTTAATAATCTGGAATTTCTTTATTGAATCAACCGGCGGTACCGTTCAGATCCTGAACACCAAGAAATATTTATACGAATACAGCAACATGAACAAGCTGGAAATATATGTTTCCACGCTCATGAGTAACGCCATCGGGTTCTTCTTTAACTTCGTTATGTTCCTGTTGTTCTACAATTTGCTGGAAAGAAACACTGCTTACAGCAATTTACATACGCTGTGGATACTACCGCTTTTTGTAAATCTCTATATATTATCATTAGCCATTTCACTGATCCTTTCCAACATCTATGTGATCGCAAAGGACATTACCCAGGTTTGGACGGTATTTACCTCTTTCCTGTTCTTTCTTTCACCAATTTTTTACAAACTGGATACGTTTAAAGATAGACTTCCAGCGTTCGACTACCTTAATCCTTTAGCTGGTATTATTATCAATGCCCGGAAAGCTACAATGGACGGGACCGTTCCCGATTTTAAATTGTTTTTATGGGATTTCACCTATTCAATTGCTTTGTTGCTTCTTGGCATATTTCTTTTAAATAAATTAGGATCTAAAGCCGCTGAAAAACTATAA